The genomic region CAGAGGGTGAGGCGTGCCCTGATGGACCGGATGCGCATGGTCACTCCGCTTTCAGCACGTAGCCGGCTCCCCGCACCGTGTGGATTAACTTCGGCTCCCGGCCAGCTTCGATCTTCTTCCTGAGGTAGTTCACGTAGACATCGATGACGTTGGTCATCGTGTCGAAGTCATAGTCCCAAACATGCTCGGAAATCATGGTCCTGGTCAACACCCGCCCAGAGTTGCGCATGAAGTAGGCCAGAAGGGCGAACTCTTTCGGGGTCAGGTCGATCTTCTCACCGCCACGCGAGGCAAGACGCCGGGCCGGGTCGAGCGTCAGATCGCCAACCTGGAGGACTGGCGCCTCTGCGTCAGCTCGTCGTCGGAGCAAAGCCCGGACCCTGGCAAGGAGCTCCTGGAATGCGAAGGGCTTGGTGAGGTAGTCGTCAGCACCCGCATCCAGGCCTAAGACCTTATCCTCGATAGTTGCCCTCACCGTGAGGAGGAGGACTGGTGTGGTCACTTTTTTCTTTCGCAGCTCTTGCAGCACGCCGAGCCCGTCCATTCTGGGAAGGTGGATGTCAAGGATGATCAGGTCATGGACCCCATCCAGGGCCATCCCTAAGCCCTCTTCCCCATCGGGGGCGACGTCAACCGCGTAGCCCTCCTCTTCCAGCCCTTTCTTGACGAAGCGGGCAACCTTTTTCTCGTCTTCCACGACGAGGAGTCGCATCGGCTAAACTCCTAACAAACATCGCAGATGAACTGTGAGAGGTGAGGACAATCAGGTTTCGGTACCATCTTAATACTAGGCCAGTAGGTGCATAAGTCAATCCCGCCACCACTTCAGTCAAAGCGGTGCCGTCGCCAGACATAGCCTGGTTCCAGAATAGTCCCTGGGTCCTTGATGGTTTCCAGACCCTTGAGTGCGTCGAGCAGGATCGTCCGCTGCTGCTTGACCTGAAAGGCCTCCCCGAGAGGATGGCCAAAGGGGTAACGAAGGGAGAAGGCCCGGGGGGGCTTGACCCGCTTTGTGATCTCCTTTTGGAGCGTGATGCCAATGGTGGGAATTCCCCTGGCCTCGATCGTCCGCTGGATCAGGCCCACGGCCTGGTTGCAGAGGCCTCAGGTGGGCGTGAGAAAAACGGCCTCGGCCCCGTCCCGGACCAGGAGTTCGGCCACTTGGGGGGCTGTCTCTTCCATAAGAGTCTTGAGGTGGGGTCCGTCGATGTGGCCCATGAAGCTATAGAGGGTGGACGTGATGTTTCCGATCACTCCTTCATCCCTGAGTTCCTGGAGCCGGTCGATGGGGAGGACGACGTTGATGTCGCTATCTGCCGCGGAATGATCGTAGTACTTGTGGGTGATCGTGAGATCCGTTCTGTCCGCATCCGTAGGGAAGGCCCGAAAGCTTGCGTCCCCGTCCGGATCCTCCATATTGAAGGGGGGCTGGGACTTCAGGTGAACCCCGGCGGTGGTGACCATTGCAATGCGGCACTCTCGAAGAGGCTTGCCGAGGGGGGTCCAGGGGATGCCCTTGCCTTCGATAAACTGGTGGTGTCTTGCCCAGCGCTCGGCCAACCACGGAAAATGTTTGAAGACCTGAACGAGTACACTGTTCGTGAATTTACTTACCCAACGGGTGCTCTTCATCTCGGCATCACCACTGGATATGACCGACGTCCGACGACCGTTGACCGCCAAGCCCCTTCCTCTTTCTGCTGTTGTTCTCTTCCAAGCTGTCGTCGGTCGTCGGTGAACGGTCAACGGTCTCTCAATATTTGCCGCGAGCTCGCTCCTTGGCCGGGAGGATTTCGAGGCATGTGGTCCACCAGCCGGTCCGGATGGTCTCGATGAACTCCAGTGGCAGATCCTCTTGCTCCATTTCCTGCGCCAGCGTTTTGTGGTCGTAGTGGACCGGGATGAACTCTACTTGGAGGTCATCCCCAGCGGTAAGCAGGGTGTACCAGACATGCACTTGACCGTCGTTCTCGGGTCGGCCAATGGTTCCCACGTTGATAATATGGCCGCACCCGTTCAGCGCCCGATGCCATTTGATCCCGGTGTGGGTGCAAAGCAGGATGTCGGTCTCGAAGTCCCGACAGAACTTTTCCAGGAGGCAGTTGGGCGAGGTGCTCTCCCACAGGAACTCGTTGATCCGCCGGGGAGAGCCGTGACACATGAGAACGCGATACTGCCCGAGTTTCACACGCCGATGTGTTGGGAGCTTGCCAAGCCACGCCTTGTTTTCGTGCGAGGTCTTTCGGAAGGTGTACTCGTAGCTCAGTTGGGCGAAGTAGTTGTCCCGTGGGTCAGTGTAGCCGCAATGACAATTATCCAGGCCGATCGCGAGGGACTGGTCGTAATTACCCTGGATGGCCAGGACCTTCCCCTCATCCAGCAGGGGGAAGATCCGATCCGGGTGTGGACCAAAGGCCCCCATATCTCCGAGGCAAAAAACGGCCTCGACCTCTCGCCGCCGAATATCTTCCAGCGCGGCCTCGAGGGCGAGATAGTTGTTGTAGATCCCCCCACAGACGGCAATCCGCCTGTACTCCTTTGGTTCAGAGTTCAGAGTTGAGAGTTGAGAGTCCATGGGTTTCATCGTTCATGCATGGTTCATAGTTCAGAGTTCATGGTTTATAAATTCAAGTTTCCTAGCAGAGGTTCCCCGTCCAATAGTGAAAGCTCTTGTTTATGCTTCATCTTCTCTCTGAACCCTGAACCATCTCAATTCTTGCAAGTCATCCCTGTCTCGTAGCAGGTCACGCACGCCGTGTGGTAGAGGTCGCAGGGTTTGAATGCCTCCTTGAGGCTCTTCTCGGAAAGGCGTGCCTGCGGCAGCCCGGCCAGGATGGGACAGGCGTACACCCCCCCTTCAGCCACCACGCGGGTCTCCGAACACTGGAGGAGGGAATAGTCGAACCCGTCAAGCATTTCCGGCGTGAGCAGCGGCCCCCCCTCTCCTTCCATCCGCCCAATGGAAAAAACGGGCATGATCTTCATTCGAGGCTTGGTGATGCCGAGCGAGAGGATGAGGTCCCGAAATTGCTCGTACATCCCGCTCCCTTCTGGCAGCTCATCCCTCAAAATCTCCGTGGCAGTGACGATAGGGAGAAGTCCGCGACTGTGAAGCACCTGCAGCGCCCGGATGGCTTTCGAAAATGCCCCTTGTCCTCGAATTCGGTCATTCTTTTCCGGATCCACATCGTCGATGCTGATCCGGATCTCGAGGGAGTAGGGAGAGTTTTGGGCCAACTCCGCCAGATGGTCCGCAACCTGGTCGGTAATCAGGGTTCCGTTGGTCAGTATCGTGGTCGGTGCCACCTCGAGGGCGTGGGCGGTGAGAAGGAGTATATCTTTGTGAAGGAAAGGCTCTCCTCCAGTGTAGTAGATCTCTTTGATGCCGAGTTCGGCCCCCTCCTTGATGGACCGGATCACCATATCTGTGTCCAAGCTTTTGAGCCAGGGATTGTGGGGACCGCTGCTGTTGAGACAATGGGTGCAGGTTAGGTTACACCATGTCCCGGTCACTTGGATCCAAAGCGTGCTTAGTTCCAAAAGCGGTGCGGTCGGGATGGTCAACGTCGGTTCTCCATCACGGCGGCCAGGCGGCGAGCGAATTTCGCATAGGCCACGCGTTCATAGGCCCAGGGGACGAGAAAAAGACCCGTGCAGAGGAGGAGTCCGTAGAAGTTCACGCCCAGCAGCATAGCATACCGGCCGTTGCCGATCGCCAGGGCAGATGGGACCCACCCCAGGGTGTACAGGATGCCAAGTCCCAGTCCGGGCCAGAATGCGAAATGGAAGGACGCGCGCGGGACAGACGGGAGGAAGTGGAGAATGAAGATGGGCGCCAGCCCCATCACCATGGTTCCGCTGATGGTGGTGGCCTGGAGGATGGAAGCCCCGGCAAAGAGAGGAAGGTTCCCCAGGAGTGCGATGACCACCATGGCCACCTTTCCAATCCCCACACGGTCCCTCCAGCGCTCGAACCCGATGGCGGCCAGGTCAACTCCGGCTTCCTTAGAAATAGAGCTGAGCGTGGAGTCGAGGGTGGAGCCGGCCGAGCAGAGCATGATGACGTTCATCGCAAAGAGAATACCCAGGCCGAAGGACGCCGCCACGACCCGGGGTGCATCGTCGGTAAAGGCCAGTCCCTGCTTAAAGGCGTAAATGCCGATCATACTGGAGAGGATGATGAAGAGAATTCCACCAATCCCCGCCGCCCAGAAGGCGGGAACCGTCGCTTGACGGTCCGCAATGAAAGCCCGGTCAGTGAGGACCGGATCGTGAAAGGGGTAACTCCAGATCTGGAGGAAAGCCACCAGGAGGATGTCGAGGCCTCCGCGAAAAGAAAACTCGCCCGCCTGGAGGAGCTCTACCGGTCCGACTCGGGGGAAGAGGTGGAACAGGAGGAAGAAGAGAAAGAATCCGGCCAGCCCGAGTTGCAGCATGTCTGTAACGATCGAGCTCCTGAGCCCCCCTTTCAGACTGTAGATGAGGGTCAGGGCGGTAAAGACAAAGGCGGCGGCGTAATACGGAAAGGATCCTTTCTGCCCGAAGTAGGAGCCGACCACCGCCGTGTTGCTCCACACCTCGTTGAAGAGCCGAATGGTGATAACCAGGAGGAAGGCCGTCGCGGCGGTCCGACCGTAACGGCTGACGAGAAACTCGGAGAGGCTCCGGACACCGTGCCGTTTGCGGATCGAGACGATGACAATCCCTGCTACCGGGATGGAGAGGTAATACGTGGCGTAGGCGAGTCCGCCCACGATGCCGTACGTCGCTCCCAGGTTTGCGGCGTTGGTGACCGACTTGGCGAATATCCAGGTGATAAAGGTGCTGCACGTGAGCAACCAGAAACCGGTCTCTCGCCCTTGGGCGTCGTATCCCCAGTAGAACGCTTTGGAGTCGGTGGCTCGGGGCGAGACGAGAAACATCAATATCCCGTAGCCGACAAGGGCCACCCAGAGCAGCGTCATATCACCCTCAGTGCAAGCCTATAGCATTTTTCGAGTGTATTTATAGCACCTTATGGAGACTAAGACAACGTGAGGCGAACGTGAGGTGCAGAGGATAGCGGGAGAGTTCTCCGATCGTTGAGGAGTGCCTTGAGAAGAATGGTCAACGATTTGAGTCTGTCGGCTTCTTGGCAGGGCGGGACTCCTGATCCGAGTGAGGCAATCTACAACTCCCCTGTCCAGAGGAGGCTTGAGGACCTCAGCCATACTTGGACTGGAGCAAGACGAGACCCAACACCAATGCGATCCCGAGAATTACTTCGAACATATTATCAATCCTCAGAAATAGCCTGCTCGCTCACCGGACGAATCCGCGGGTTCGGCTTCATTGAATAGTGTAACACGGATTGGACCGTCTTTATTCCCCGCCGAGAATCGGTCATCTGGCTAGCCGCCGGCCGGGTAAAGGAAATTCCTGGACGATTTTCAGAATCCGGGCTGGTCCCCTGGCCTTGGGATTGCCCAGATTGATGTCCCGGGCTCTCTTGAGGCCTTTTGTAGGCTGGTACCAAGCGACCTCCAAAAGCTCACCCGTGAGATTGTAGGTCTCCGCGTAATCCACCGGGCGTCGGAATCTGGGATTGCTGTAGAGAAAAACGATTAACCGGTCGTTCACGCTGATCAGCCGTTGAAAGACGTAGTCTTTCTTTGGCGGGACATTGACTGGGACGAGGACCTGATCTCCTCGCAGGTTGACCAGAGTCCTTTGGGACTCTGCGTGAAGGGGAGTGGGAATCGCCAGGCTCAAGGACCCGTACAGAATGATAAAGGTCCAGATGAAGATGCTGTACCACAATTTCATGGTTTGCTCCCTCTTTTGGTTAGATGCCGGAGCCAGTCAAAAGGTTTCATCTCAGTTTCCGTAATCCCTTAACAGTTTCCGAAGCATCTGGCGCCCTCGAAAGAGACGCGTCTTGACCCAGTAAAGAGGTACGCTTGGTTCGTTAGCGCCATGCCCAAATGGATGCTGTCGCAATTAGGCCGGATACGAAGGAAGTACGCCGGGAAGTAGCCGCTGGTTTCACCACGACCTCACCCACCATCGCTGCCCCCTCGTGGGGGATACAGAAGTACCGATACGTACCCGGGACCTTGAAGGTGTGCCGAAAATTACTCTCGGGGTCTATGTTGCCGGAGTCAAACGGCTCCGCCCCCTTGGGCAGGATGACACTCTCGTGCTTAG from Candidatus Methylomirabilota bacterium harbors:
- a CDS encoding response regulator transcription factor, which codes for MRLLVVEDEKKVARFVKKGLEEEGYAVDVAPDGEEGLGMALDGVHDLIILDIHLPRMDGLGVLQELRKKKVTTPVLLLTVRATIEDKVLGLDAGADDYLTKPFAFQELLARVRALLRRRADAEAPVLQVGDLTLDPARRLASRGGEKIDLTPKEFALLAYFMRNSGRVLTRTMISEHVWDYDFDTMTNVIDVYVNYLRKKIEAGREPKLIHTVRGAGYVLKAE
- a CDS encoding glycine/sarcosine/betaine reductase selenoprotein B family protein, coding for MAVNGRRTSVISSGDAEMKSTRWVSKFTNSVLVQVFKHFPWLAERWARHHQFIEGKGIPWTPLGKPLRECRIAMVTTAGVHLKSQPPFNMEDPDGDASFRAFPTDADRTDLTITHKYYDHSAADSDINVVLPIDRLQELRDEGVIGNITSTLYSFMGHIDGPHLKTLMEETAPQVAELLVRDGAEAVFLTPT
- a CDS encoding radical SAM protein, which produces MTIPTAPLLELSTLWIQVTGTWCNLTCTHCLNSSGPHNPWLKSLDTDMVIRSIKEGAELGIKEIYYTGGEPFLHKDILLLTAHALEVAPTTILTNGTLITDQVADHLAELAQNSPYSLEIRISIDDVDPEKNDRIRGQGAFSKAIRALQVLHSRGLLPIVTATEILRDELPEGSGMYEQFRDLILSLGITKPRMKIMPVFSIGRMEGEGGPLLTPEMLDGFDYSLLQCSETRVVAEGGVYACPILAGLPQARLSEKSLKEAFKPCDLYHTACVTCYETGMTCKN
- a CDS encoding sodium:solute symporter, producing the protein MTLLWVALVGYGILMFLVSPRATDSKAFYWGYDAQGRETGFWLLTCSTFITWIFAKSVTNAANLGATYGIVGGLAYATYYLSIPVAGIVIVSIRKRHGVRSLSEFLVSRYGRTAATAFLLVITIRLFNEVWSNTAVVGSYFGQKGSFPYYAAAFVFTALTLIYSLKGGLRSSIVTDMLQLGLAGFFLFFLLFHLFPRVGPVELLQAGEFSFRGGLDILLVAFLQIWSYPFHDPVLTDRAFIADRQATVPAFWAAGIGGILFIILSSMIGIYAFKQGLAFTDDAPRVVAASFGLGILFAMNVIMLCSAGSTLDSTLSSISKEAGVDLAAIGFERWRDRVGIGKVAMVVIALLGNLPLFAGASILQATTISGTMVMGLAPIFILHFLPSVPRASFHFAFWPGLGLGILYTLGWVPSALAIGNGRYAMLLGVNFYGLLLCTGLFLVPWAYERVAYAKFARRLAAVMENRR
- a CDS encoding metallophosphoesterase family protein codes for the protein MKPMDSQLSTLNSEPKEYRRIAVCGGIYNNYLALEAALEDIRRREVEAVFCLGDMGAFGPHPDRIFPLLDEGKVLAIQGNYDQSLAIGLDNCHCGYTDPRDNYFAQLSYEYTFRKTSHENKAWLGKLPTHRRVKLGQYRVLMCHGSPRRINEFLWESTSPNCLLEKFCRDFETDILLCTHTGIKWHRALNGCGHIINVGTIGRPENDGQVHVWYTLLTAGDDLQVEFIPVHYDHKTLAQEMEQEDLPLEFIETIRTGWWTTCLEILPAKERARGKY